One part of the Lycium ferocissimum isolate CSIRO_LF1 chromosome 8, AGI_CSIRO_Lferr_CH_V1, whole genome shotgun sequence genome encodes these proteins:
- the LOC132067796 gene encoding BURP domain-containing protein 3-like, with the protein MKLQALTILVFAFVASTHAAISPEVYWKVKLPNTPIPKVITNFLPQSDNIFPELKQDNTKEKVYYGLSGYIAISWHHAINSAYERLMLKKVQEKENPIKQVTDGPLNQYFILEKDLEKGTIINYPSLLNKNEAPFLPRRFAESIPFSMEKLPEILNHFLIDSKSKDAQTIEKSIKLCEEPEVKHKEKKTCATSLESMVDFGISVLGTNNILAITSEVQGETQESQRYTIEQVQQIADGDNMVCHKLNYAYALHYCHVGGSTKTFMVSMVGTDGTKVKALSVCHKDTSFWNPKAFPFVSLNVKPGTPICHFLQDDQIVFVPI; encoded by the exons ATGAAGTTGCAGGCCCTTACCATTTTAGTG tttGCTTTTGTGGCAAGTACTCATGCAGCGATATCTCCGGAGGTTTATTGGAAAGTAAAATTGCCCAACACTCCAATCCCCAAAGTCATTACAAATTTCCTTCCCCAATCAG ACAATATTTTTCCTGAGCTGAAACAAGATAACACTAAGGAGAAAGTTTACTATGGTTTAAGTGGATATATAGCCATTAGCTGGCATCATGCTATTAATTCGGCATATGAACGCCTTATGCTAAAAAAGGTGCAAGAGAAGGAAAACCCTATCAAACAAGTAACTGATGGTCCTTTGAATCAGTACTTCATATTAGAAAAGGACTTGGAGAAAGGTACAATTATCAACTATCCCTCTCTCTTAAACAAAAATGAAGCACCATTTTTGCCTCGACGATTTGCGGAATCCATTCCCTTCTCGATGGAGAAACTCCCAGAGATTCTCAACCATTTCTTGATAGATAGTAAATCGAAGGATGCTCAAACAATTGAGAAATCAATCAAACTTTGTGAAGAGCCAGAAGTAAAacataaagagaagaaaacttgTGCGACTTCTTTAGAGTCTATGGTAGATTTCGGGATATCCGTCCTAGGGACAAATAATATCCTGGCGATTACTTCTGAGGTACAAGGGGAAACTCAAGAATCGCAACGATACACAATTGAACAAGTTCAACAAATAGCTGATGGGGATAACATGGTATGCCACAAGCTTAACTATGCATATGCACTACATTACTGTCACGTTGGAGGAAGTACAAAAACATTTATGGTATCTATGGTGGGTACTGATGGAACAAAAGTGAAAGCATTATCAGTGTGCCACAAAGATACATCTTTTTGGAACCCAAAAGCGTTTCCTTTTGTATCTCTCAATGTTAAGCCTGGTACACCAatttgtcattttcttcaagATGATCAAATCGTCTTTGTACCGATCTAA
- the LOC132066215 gene encoding F-box only protein 8-like: MEGSLDELAITTTKKRPSSPYQDKGETKCIQKRCRRTEEKHGFADDIVFEILTWLPPKCLMRFRCVSKAWNRLTRHDSNFVKSHSASSQARPSATRLLFEIQIYHGALVESTSNSPTRLEGLSLQLVRPHPHLNTRDYFICSNHCNGLVCLFSRKDKQVYLYNVTTWEIKVLPFSVSSPKRCLPQLFLGFDLNTEKYKFLHVVRYENKQHEIEILTLGTNSWRRIDEKCQNYNFALQYSMDCIFLNGMLYWTRNPDTITYFNFREEKFGTLSIPQSCYLIEMDKMQTALRGKLVVYCHFGINEGCDLVYNEVNKVFMKFNNPDLEKKKKVVLLEAENINEITYYANLVLATTSFISASTSLVFPNHTRLEGVSIFVENIIPLTFIEA, from the coding sequence ATGGAAGGATCCCTCGATGAATTGGCAATTACTACCACAAAAAAGCGGCCGTCCTCGCCCTATCAAGATAAGGGCGAAACAAAATGTATTCAAAAAAGATGCCGAAGGACGGAGGAGAAGCACGGTTTTGCAGATGATATAGTATTCGAGATACTGACATGGCTGCCACCTAAATGTCTCATGCGATTCAGGTGTGTTTCTAAAGCTTGGAACAGGTTGACACGACATGATTCCAACTTTGTCAAGTCGCACAGTGCTAGTTCTCAAGCCCGTCCCTCAGCTACCCGCCTCTTATTTGAAATACAAATATACCATGGTGCACTTGTTGAAAGCACTTCTAATTCCCCAACACGATTAGAAGGATTATCTTTACAACTTGTGCGTCCTCATCCTCATCTCAACACAAGGGATTACTTTATTTGCTCAAATCATTGCAATGGCCTTGTTTGTCTCTTTAGCCGTAAAGATAAGCAAGTTTACTTGTATAATGTCACCACATGGGAGATAAAGGTTTTGCCATTCTCTGTGAGCAGTCCAAAAAGATGCCTTCCTCAGTTGTTTTTGGGATTTGATCTAAATACGGAGAAATATAAATTTCTTCATGTTGTTCGCTATGAGAACAAACAACATGAGATTGAGATTCTAACTCTAGGAACCAATTCTTGGAGAAGAATCGACGAAAAGTGTCAAAATTATAACTTCGCTTTACAGTATTCTATGGATTGTATCTTCCTCAATGGGATGCTTTATTGGACTCGTAATCCAGATACTATCACCTACTTCAACTTCAGAGAGGAGAAATTTGGAACTCTTTCAATCCCACAAAGCTGCTATTTAATAGAAATGGATAAAATGCAAACTGCACTGCGGGGAAAGCTTGTTGTATACTGTCATTTTGGAATTAATGAAGGATGTGATTTGGTATACAATGAAGTCAACAaagtttttatgaaatttaataaTCCCgatttggagaagaagaagaaggttgtcTTGCTTGAAGCAGAAAACATTAATGAGATAACATATTATGCAAACTTAGTTTTAGCAACAACGAGCTTTATTAGCGCTTCAACTTCTTTGGTATTCCCAAATCATACTCGGTTAGAAGGGGTTAGCATTTTCGTTGAGAACATCATCCCATTAACATTTATTGAggcttag